From one Paeniglutamicibacter psychrophenolicus genomic stretch:
- the uraD gene encoding 2-oxo-4-hydroxy-4-carboxy-5-ureidoimidazoline decarboxylase has product MNISSFNALDSNAAAAVLQPCADIDRWVEAIVAARPFASANELLETAATAASPFTEAEIDAALAHHPRIGERAAGSSAEATLSHLEQSGLDIDERIAADLLVGNRAYEERFSRVFLIRAAGRTSEEILAELHRRLANDPATEMAEVGEQLRAIALLRLTSAFDAVPAQ; this is encoded by the coding sequence ATGAACATTTCCAGTTTCAATGCACTCGACTCGAATGCCGCTGCCGCAGTCCTTCAACCATGTGCCGACATCGATCGCTGGGTTGAAGCCATTGTTGCTGCCCGCCCGTTCGCTTCGGCCAACGAACTGCTGGAAACCGCAGCAACCGCTGCATCCCCCTTCACCGAAGCGGAAATCGACGCAGCCCTGGCCCACCACCCCCGCATCGGGGAACGCGCCGCCGGCTCCTCGGCGGAAGCCACGCTCAGCCACCTCGAACAATCCGGCCTGGACATCGACGAGCGGATAGCAGCAGACCTCCTGGTTGGAAACCGCGCCTACGAAGAGCGGTTCTCCCGCGTCTTCCTCATCCGGGCAGCGGGACGAACCAGCGAAGAAATCCTTGCCGAACTGCACCGGCGCCTCGCCAACGACCCCGCCACCGAGATGGCGGAAGTCGGCGAACAGCTGCGCGCCATCGCGCTGTTGCGCCTCACCTCGGCCTTCGACGCCGTGCCCGCGCAATAG
- the uraH gene encoding hydroxyisourate hydrolase — MSATQTERSHITTHVLDTGTGRPSSGVKATLEAKAASGWQEIGTGVTDRDGRIANLGPTQVEAGHYRITFDTGAYFGKTGTETFFPEVVIGFSITDTADHYHVPLLLSPFAFSTYRGS; from the coding sequence ATGAGCGCCACCCAGACTGAACGCAGTCACATCACCACCCATGTACTCGACACCGGGACCGGGAGGCCTTCCTCCGGTGTCAAGGCCACGCTGGAAGCCAAGGCGGCATCCGGCTGGCAAGAAATCGGAACCGGGGTGACCGACCGCGACGGGCGGATCGCGAACCTCGGCCCGACACAGGTAGAAGCAGGGCACTACCGCATCACCTTCGATACGGGTGCCTACTTTGGAAAGACGGGCACGGAAACCTTCTTTCCCGAGGTGGTGATCGGCTTCAGTATCACGGACACGGCCGATCACTACCACGTACCTCTTCTTCTCAGCCCGTTTGCATTTTCCACGTACCGA